A single Limanda limanda chromosome 19, fLimLim1.1, whole genome shotgun sequence DNA region contains:
- the LOC133025782 gene encoding E3 ubiquitin-protein ligase TRIM11-like, giving the protein MASRLEEDLCCPVCHDVFRDPVVLLCSHSFCKDCVESWWKDKEVKECPVCKRRSSKEQPPCNLALKNLSETFLQERDQSSSHALCSQHSEKLRLFCLDHQQPVCLICRDSEKHTDHRFRPIDEAAPQHKKQLQETLEPLKKKLQSFERVKVEFEQTAEHIKVQAGLTETQIKEQFKKLHQFLEEEEEARMAALREEEEQKSRMMKENIESLSRDVKSLSDTIRTTEDELRAEDVSFLLNYKAAVERVQQHPLLDDPQLAPGALIDEAKHLGNLSFNIWNKMKDVVSYSPVVLDPTSARPGLVLSEDLTSWRLGARQKLPDNPERAAKSEMTMKGQLRALQCHFTWDLEPGRNKRINLLRIRDKLQDIGTEGGRKWLGHIYNLQGYVHFQLGSIEEARSFFSRAEEAFRQMRGAEEGPWLVVTYGNQAWLHHHQGEEAESRACLSKIDVLTEDPSQDELHPEICAEKAWTLMKFSREQKLLAADYFQRAIRMQPDVVEWQSSHVILLVNMSEHSRAVVKEDIMVKLRRAKEQDPENLYLAATYFLQLAKKGKPDQSGARELKEKILRNPVSSYSGIKPLLWFYKTFISMDEAVALAEEALKLHPDERYLKRCVALSYKWKIWEKDSRPSQSLIEKGMRAHEELLSLYPDSPFMKRMDLAGIYAKSENTNTKAKAEEIFQQLLVEDLEPDEQQVVFNLYAKHLYFIQQQPNMSIQYHMKAVEIPIKSYFQKNSIQFLEKIRYKGNQEVDRFLSRLKEFQK; this is encoded by the exons atggcttccagattagaagaggatctctgctgtcccgtctgccatgatgtcttcagagatcctgttgtCCTGttatgtagccacagcttctgtaaagactgtgtggagagctggtggaaagacaaagaagtaaaagagtgtccagtttgtaagagaagatcttcaaagGAACAACCACCTTGTAACCTGGCATTAAAGAACCTgagtgagaccttcttacaggagagagatcagagctcttcacatgctctctgcagtcagcactcagagaaactcagactcttttgtctggaccatcagcagccagtgtgtctcatctgcagagattcagagaaacacaccgaccacagattcagacccatcgatgaagctgcaccacaacacaagaagcagcttcaggaaactctggagcccttgaagaagaagttacagagttttgaacgtgttaaagtagagtttgaacaaacagcagaacacattaaggtccaggccggactcacagagacgcagatcaaggagcagtttaaaaagcttcatcagtttctggaggaggaagaggaggccaggatggctgcactgagggaggaagaggagcagaagagtcggatgatgaaggagaatattgagtctctgagcagagacgtaaagtctctttcagacacaatcagaaccacagaggacgagctgagagctgaagacgtctcgttcctgctcaactacaaggctgcagtggaacgagtccagcagcaccccctgctggatgatccacagctggccccaggagctctgatagacgaggccaaacatctgggcaacctgagcttcaacatctggaacaagatgaaggacgtggtctcctacagtcctgtggttctggacccaaccTCTGCTAGACCAggactcgtcctgtctgaagatctgaccagttggAGACTCGGAGcgagacagaagcttcctgacaatccagagag GGCTGCTAAGAGTGAAATGACCATGAAGGGCCAGCTGAGGGCGCTGCAGTGCCACTTCACCTGGGATCTGGAGCCCGGCAGGAACAAGAGAATCAATCTTTTGAGAATCAGGGACAAGCTGCAGGACATCGGCACAGAGGGAGGACGCAAGTGGCTGGGACACATCTACAACCTGCAGGGGTACGTCCACTTCCAGCTGGGGTCCATTGAAGAAGCCAGGAGCTTCTTCAGCAGAGCCGAGGAGGCCTTCAGGCagatgagaggagcagaggagggtcCCTGGCTGGTGGTGACCTACGGGAACCAGGCCTGGctgcaccatcatcagggagaagaagcagagagtCGGGCTTGTCTGTCAAAGATCGATGTCCTGACTGAGGATCCATCGCAGGACGAGCTGCACCCGGAGATCTGTGCTGAGAAGGCCTGGACTCTGATGAAGTTCAGCAGAGAACAGAAGCTTCTGGCAGCTGATTACTTCCAGAGAGCCATCCGGATGCAGCCGGATGTGGTGGAGTGGCAGAGCAGCCACGTAATATTGTTAGTTAACATGTCCgaacacagcagagcagtggtCAAGGAAGACATCATGGTGAAGCTGAGAAGAGCCAAGGAACAGGATCCAGAGAACCTGTACCTCGCTGCCACTTACTTCCTGCAACTGGCTAAGAAAGGAAAACCAGACCAGAGTGGAGCACGAGAGCTAAAAGAGAAGATTCTGAGAAACCCTGTCAGCAGCTACAGTGGAATCAAACCTTTGCTGTGGTTTTACAAAACCTTCATCTCCATGGACGAGGCTGTGGCTTTGGCAGAAGAGGCTCTGAAGCTACATCCAGATGAACGTTATCTGAAAAGATGTGTCGCACTCAGCTACAAATGGAAGATCTGGGAGAAGGACAGTCGCCCAAGTCAGAGTCTGATAGAGAAAGGGATGCGTGCCCATGAGGAGTTGCTTTCTCTTTATCCTGATTCCCCTTTTATGAAGAGAATGGACCTTGCAGGTATTTACGCAAAGTCAGAGAACACGAATACCAAGGCCAAAGCTGAGGAGATCTTTCAGCAGCTGCTCGTAGAGGATCTGGAACCTGATGAACAACAAGTCGTCTTCAACCTCTACGCAAAACATCTGTACTtcattcaacagcagcctaaCATGTCAATCCAGTATCACATGAAGGCGGTGGAGATACCAATCAAGTCCTACTTTCAGAAGAACAGCATCCAGTTTCTGGAGAAGATCAGATACAAGGGGAACCAGGAAGTGGACCGGTTTCTGTCCAGGCTGAAAGAGTTTCAGAAATAA